In Musa acuminata AAA Group cultivar baxijiao chromosome BXJ2-3, Cavendish_Baxijiao_AAA, whole genome shotgun sequence, the following proteins share a genomic window:
- the LOC135607342 gene encoding probable beta-1,4-xylosyltransferase IRX14, which translates to MDTDLGGRGMKQPEVQHPNRRTYNATATAFRTLPTAATALDGGGGAVAGDGAPLKPLSVFFSPAVHVLCCLLSAAAGFRFSRLLFLLLFSPAPPSSTLHLHRHHLHLLRQPPSAVLPSPPPPELPPPPPTIAASSRVVAGRHGIRVRPLPHPDPAEVARAHEILSRVQQEQRLQYGVKESRPILVVTPTYARTFQALHLTGLAHSLMLVPHPLTWLVVEAGGVSNETSALLARSRLPVIHLAFNEKMPVLWNDRHRFETRMRLHALGVIRERRLDGIVVFADDSNIHTMELFDEIQKVEWMGALSVGILAHPAAPQTTSRRQERETQKNSPLPIQGPACNSSGQLIGWHTFDSLPYAKKAAATVGDGMTVVPTKLEWAGFVMNSRLLWKEAEGKPDWVRDLEEVGTSGEEVQSPLDMLKDASSVEPIGNCGKKVLLWWLRAEARYDSKFPARWVIDPPLEIVVPAKRSPWPEAPPDLPFKQMANDKSLVEKRVSKKGRSSRSKRSSRSKKKREPHADTRVSVLQEE; encoded by the exons ATGGATACCGATCTTGGAGGCCGGGGGATGAAGCAGCCGGAGGTGCAGCACCCGAACCGCCGGACGTAcaacgccaccgccaccgcctttCGGACGCTCCCCACCGCCGCCACCGCACTCGACGGTGGGGGTGGCGCCGTGGCCGGGGACGGCGCTCCCCTCAAGCCCCTGAGCGTTTTCTTCTCGCCCGCCGTCCACGTACTATGCTGCCTCCTCTCCGCTGCTGCCGGGTTTCGGTTTTCAAGAttgctcttcctcctcctcttctcccccGCCCCTCCCTCCTCCACCCTCCACCTCCACCGCCACCATCTACACCTCCTCCGCCAACCCCCATCCGCTGTTCTCCCCTCCCCGCCGCCGCCCGAACTCCCTCCCCCGCCTCCCACCATCGCCGCTTCTAGCCGCGTCGTCGCCGGCCGTCACGGCATACGCGTGCGTCCGTTGCCGCACCCGGACCCCGCCGAGGTGGCGCGGGCCCACGAGATCCTGAGCCGCGTGCAGCAGGAGCAGCGTCTCCAGTACGGCGTCAAGGAATCCCGCCCCATCCTCGTCGTCACCCCGACCTACGCCCGCACCTTCCAGGCCCTCCACCTCACTGGCCTCGCCCACTCCCTCATGCTCGTCCCGCATCCCCTCACATGGCTCGTCGTCGAGGCCGGCGGCGTCTCCAACGAGACCTCCGCCCTGCTCGCCCGCTCGCGCCTCCCCGTCATCCACCTCGCCTTCAACGAGAAGATGCCCGTGCTCTGGAATGACCGTCACCGCTTCGAGACCCGCATGCGCCTCCACGCCCTCGG AGTGATCAGGGAGCGGCGGTTGGACGGGATCGTCGTGTTCGCGGACGACAGCAACATCCACACCATGGAGCTCTTCGACGAGATTCAGAAGGTGGAGTGGATGGGTGCGCTGTCGGTGGGAATTCTGGCACATCCCGCTGCTCCTCAGACAACGTCGCGGAGGCAGGAGAGGGAGACACAGAAGAATTCACCATTGCCGATCCAAGGCCCGGCATGCAACTCCTCGGGCCAACTGATCGGTTGGCACACCTTCGATTCTCTGCCATACGCCAAAAAAGCTGCCGCCACTGTGGGCGATGGGATGACGGTAGTGCCAACGAAACTCGAGTGGGCCGGGTTTGTAATGAACTCGAGATTGCTGTGGAAGGAGGCGGAGGGGAAGCCTGACTGGGTTCGAGATCTAGAAGAGGTGGGGACTAGCGGGGAGGAGGTGCAGAGCCCGCTGGATATGTTGAAGGATGCATCATCCGTGGAGCCAATTGGCAATTGCGGGAAGAAGGTTCTTCTGTGGTGGCTTCGGGCCGAAGCACGCTATGATAGCAAGTTCCCTGCAAG ATGGGTGATAGATCCTCCTCTGGAAATTGTGGTTCCTGCAAAGCGAAGTCCATGGCCCGAGGCACCTCCTGACCTTCCATTCAAACAGATGGCAAATGACAAGAGTCTTGTTGAAAAACGTGTTTCAAAGAAGGGTAGATCTTCCAGGTCTAAACGCAGCTCTCGCAGCAAAAAGAAACGCGAACCACATGCGGATACACGAGTATCTGTCTTGCAGGAAGAGTAA